CGGTAAGCTCCCCTATCGGGTAGACAGCGTGGCGTAGACTTTCCGGGGTGCCTTTCGGGAGGCATCACCGATGAAGAAGTCCCGCTTTACCGAGTCGCACGTCGCGGTGCTGAAGGAGGGGGAGGCCGGGGTGCCGGTCGCCGAGATCCTCCGCAAGCACGGCATCAGTCGCCAGACCTACTTCACCTGGAAGTCGAAGTACGGCGGCGCCAGCGTGAAGGATCTGACGCGACTCAAGGAACTCGAGCAGGAGAATGCGAAGCTGAAACGGCTGTACGCCGAGCTCGCCCTGGAGAATGCGGCGATTAAGGACGTGCTCGCCCGAAAGTTGTGACGCCGTCCGCGAAGCGGCAGGCCGTCGGACTCCTCACCGCCGAGCATGGGCTCTCGGTGCAGCGCGCGTGTCGCGCGGTCCGATTGTCGCGGGCGGCGTACTACCGGCCATCGGTGCCCCGCGTGCTCGCGGATCATGGCGTGATCGACGCCTTGGAGGAGGTCGTGAA
The sequence above is drawn from the Gemmatimonadetes bacterium SCN 70-22 genome and encodes:
- a CDS encoding transposase, giving the protein MKKSRFTESHVAVLKEGEAGVPVAEILRKHGISRQTYFTWKSKYGGASVKDLTRLKELEQENAKLKRLYAELALENAAIKDVLARKL